A stretch of Anaeromyxobacter dehalogenans 2CP-1 DNA encodes these proteins:
- a CDS encoding ATP-dependent DNA ligase, translated as MLLAELAEVSRAVAATPARLEKIARLAEALRRLAPDERAVGASWLAGDLPGGRIGIGGATVRAALDAAPAEGGGPGLTVAEVDAALGRIATASGAGSAGARRRELDALLARAGAPERWFLAALLLGELRQGALEGVLADAVARAAGLPAAEVRRAAMLAGALPPVAVAALSEGAAGLARFRLRVGEPVSPMLAQTAADVEEALRALGGEAALEWKLDGARIQAHRDGGEVRVFSRSLRDVTAAVPEVVALLRAAPEPRLVLDGEAIALRADGTPEPFQVTMRRFGRRLDVERLAPDLPLTAFFFDALVAGGAELLASPERVRWAALERAVPAEQRVPRLVTRDPAEAGAFLEDALARGQEGVVAKALDAPYEAGRRGAAWLKVKRAHTLDLVVLAAEWGSGRRRGWLSNLHLGARDPSTGGFVMLGKTFKGMTDAMLAWQTERLKALATGPLDAWQVPVRPELVVEVAFDGIQSSPRYPGGLALRFARVKRYREDKRPEDADTIETVRGLYGG; from the coding sequence GTGCTGCTCGCCGAGCTCGCCGAGGTCTCCCGCGCCGTGGCCGCCACCCCGGCGCGCCTCGAGAAGATCGCGCGCCTCGCCGAGGCGCTCCGCCGGCTCGCGCCGGACGAGCGCGCGGTGGGCGCGAGCTGGCTCGCGGGCGACCTGCCCGGCGGGCGCATCGGGATCGGCGGCGCCACCGTGCGGGCCGCGCTCGACGCGGCGCCGGCGGAGGGCGGCGGGCCGGGGCTCACGGTGGCGGAGGTGGACGCGGCGCTGGGCCGCATCGCGACCGCGTCCGGCGCGGGCTCGGCCGGCGCCCGTCGCCGGGAGCTCGATGCGCTGCTCGCCCGGGCCGGCGCCCCCGAGCGCTGGTTCCTGGCGGCGCTCCTCCTCGGCGAGCTGCGGCAGGGCGCGCTGGAGGGCGTGCTCGCCGACGCGGTGGCGCGGGCCGCGGGGCTCCCCGCGGCCGAGGTCCGGCGCGCCGCCATGCTCGCCGGCGCGCTCCCGCCGGTCGCGGTCGCGGCGCTCTCGGAGGGCGCCGCCGGCCTGGCGCGCTTCCGGCTGCGGGTGGGCGAGCCCGTGTCGCCCATGCTGGCGCAGACCGCGGCGGACGTGGAGGAGGCGCTCCGGGCGCTCGGCGGCGAGGCCGCGCTGGAGTGGAAGCTGGACGGCGCGCGGATCCAGGCGCACCGCGACGGCGGCGAGGTGCGCGTGTTCTCCCGCTCGCTGCGCGACGTGACCGCGGCCGTGCCCGAGGTGGTGGCGCTCCTGCGCGCCGCGCCCGAGCCGCGGCTCGTGCTCGACGGCGAGGCCATCGCGCTCCGCGCCGACGGCACGCCCGAGCCGTTCCAGGTCACCATGCGCCGCTTCGGCCGGAGGCTGGACGTGGAGCGCCTCGCGCCCGATCTGCCGCTCACCGCGTTCTTCTTCGACGCGCTGGTGGCCGGCGGCGCAGAGCTGCTGGCGAGCCCGGAGCGCGTGCGCTGGGCCGCGCTCGAGCGCGCCGTCCCGGCGGAGCAGCGCGTCCCGCGGCTCGTCACCCGCGATCCCGCCGAGGCCGGCGCGTTCCTCGAGGACGCGCTCGCCCGCGGTCAGGAGGGCGTGGTGGCGAAGGCGCTCGACGCGCCTTACGAGGCCGGCCGCCGCGGCGCGGCGTGGCTGAAGGTGAAGCGCGCGCACACGCTCGACCTGGTGGTGCTCGCCGCGGAGTGGGGCAGCGGCCGGCGCCGCGGCTGGCTCTCCAACCTGCACCTCGGCGCGCGCGACCCATCCACCGGAGGCTTCGTCATGCTCGGCAAGACGTTCAAGGGCATGACCGACGCCATGCTCGCGTGGCAGACCGAGCGGCTGAAGGCGCTCGCCACGGGTCCCCTCGACGCCTGGCAGGTCCCGGTGCGCCCCGAGCTGGTGGTGGAGGTCGCGTTCGACGGGATCCAGTCCAGCCCGCGCTACCCCGGCGGCCTCGCCCTCCGCTTCGCGCGCGTGAAGCGCTACCGCGAGGACAAGCGCCCCGAGGACGCGGACACGATCGAGACGGTGCGGGGGTTGTACGGAGGGTGA
- a CDS encoding hydrogenase maturation protease, whose translation MDPERPASAARPPGRRPVASVLILCLGNPLRRDDAVALHVAARLAARPEPDVEVRTSAQAGLYLLDDMEGFDRVVVVDAVRTGAAPPGTVHALPLEAIHAPGGPSPHAIGLPSAVARARAAGAPVPSRIQLVAVEAEILDEVGEGLTPAVAAAVPAVEAAARAAARALAEEAG comes from the coding sequence ATGGACCCCGAACGGCCAGCGAGCGCAGCGAGGCCGCCGGGGCGGCGCCCCGTCGCATCGGTCCTCATCCTGTGCCTGGGCAACCCGCTCCGTCGCGACGACGCGGTGGCGCTGCACGTCGCGGCGCGGCTGGCAGCTCGGCCGGAGCCGGACGTCGAGGTCCGCACCAGCGCGCAGGCCGGCCTGTACCTGCTCGACGACATGGAGGGCTTCGACCGCGTGGTGGTGGTGGACGCGGTGCGGACCGGGGCGGCGCCGCCGGGCACCGTGCACGCGCTGCCGCTCGAGGCCATCCACGCCCCGGGGGGTCCCTCGCCGCACGCCATCGGGCTCCCCTCCGCGGTGGCCCGCGCCCGCGCCGCCGGCGCGCCGGTCCCGTCCCGGATCCAGCTCGTCGCGGTGGAGGCCGAGATCCTGGACGAGGTCGGCGAGGGGCTCACCCCGGCGGTGGCCGCGGCCGTCCCGGCGGTGGAGGCGGCCGCGCGCGCCGCCGCCCGCGCGCTGGCGGAGGAGGCCGGTTAG
- a CDS encoding Ni/Fe hydrogenase subunit alpha yields the protein MTRRITIDPITRLEGHGKIEILLDDAGDVESALLQVPELRGFERFCVGRPAEEMPQLTAHVCGVCPAAHHLAAVQALDALYAVEPPPAARLARALYYQLFIFEDHLLHYWYMGGPDFYAGSDAPAPMRNILGVLAKVGADLGKRILSARREARELMAALAGRTVHPVFALPGGISKAVDAATVARARALAPGLVRFAEDTLASFRAAVLDHPEYSEALASDAYRVRCHSMGMVDADGRLAFLDGRLRVIDPAGRELATFAPRDWLDHLAERVEPWTYAKLTYLKSKGWTGFTEGDDTGLYRVGPLARLNVARAMATPRAEAERQRLFEALGWPAHQTLAFHWARLVEALQAAETAQQLAEDPGLGDPHVREVPAPLPGPREGVGAVEAPRGTLFHHYAADADGILTAANLVVASQHNAAPVQVSVRKAAKGLIRGGKVDAALLNRLEMAFRAYDPCNACASHALPGELPLVVTVRGADGAVREVIRRRVPEDVD from the coding sequence GTGACGCGGCGGATCACCATCGACCCCATCACCCGGCTCGAGGGGCACGGGAAGATCGAGATCCTGCTCGATGACGCCGGCGACGTGGAGAGCGCGCTCCTGCAGGTGCCGGAGCTGCGCGGCTTCGAGCGCTTCTGCGTGGGCCGCCCGGCCGAGGAGATGCCGCAGCTCACCGCGCACGTGTGCGGCGTCTGCCCGGCGGCGCACCACCTCGCGGCGGTGCAGGCGCTCGACGCGCTCTACGCCGTCGAGCCGCCGCCGGCGGCCCGGCTCGCCCGCGCGCTCTACTACCAGCTCTTCATCTTCGAGGATCACCTCCTCCACTACTGGTACATGGGCGGCCCGGACTTCTACGCCGGCTCGGACGCGCCCGCGCCCATGCGCAACATCCTGGGCGTGCTCGCGAAGGTGGGCGCGGATCTCGGCAAGCGCATCCTCTCCGCCCGGCGGGAGGCGCGCGAGCTGATGGCGGCGCTGGCCGGGCGCACCGTGCACCCGGTGTTCGCGCTGCCGGGCGGCATCTCGAAGGCGGTGGACGCCGCCACGGTGGCCCGCGCCCGCGCGCTCGCGCCCGGGCTGGTGCGCTTCGCCGAGGACACGCTCGCCTCGTTCCGCGCGGCGGTGCTCGACCACCCGGAGTACTCGGAGGCGCTCGCCAGCGACGCGTACCGGGTGCGCTGCCACTCGATGGGCATGGTGGACGCGGACGGCCGGCTCGCGTTCCTCGACGGGCGGCTGCGGGTGATCGACCCCGCCGGGCGCGAGCTGGCGACGTTCGCGCCGCGCGACTGGCTCGACCACCTGGCCGAGCGGGTCGAGCCCTGGACCTACGCGAAGCTCACGTATCTGAAGTCGAAGGGCTGGACCGGCTTCACCGAGGGCGACGACACCGGCCTGTACCGCGTGGGCCCGCTGGCGCGGCTCAACGTGGCCCGCGCCATGGCCACGCCGCGCGCCGAGGCGGAGCGGCAGCGGCTGTTCGAGGCGCTGGGCTGGCCGGCGCACCAGACGCTCGCGTTCCACTGGGCGCGGCTGGTCGAGGCGCTCCAGGCGGCGGAGACCGCGCAGCAGCTCGCGGAGGATCCGGGCCTCGGCGATCCGCACGTGCGCGAGGTGCCGGCGCCGCTGCCCGGGCCGCGCGAGGGCGTGGGCGCGGTGGAGGCGCCGCGGGGCACGCTCTTCCACCACTACGCCGCCGACGCCGACGGGATCCTCACCGCCGCGAACCTGGTGGTCGCCTCGCAGCACAACGCCGCGCCGGTGCAGGTCTCGGTGCGGAAGGCGGCGAAGGGGCTCATCCGCGGCGGGAAGGTGGACGCGGCGCTCTTGAACCGCCTGGAGATGGCGTTCCGGGCGTACGACCCCTGCAACGCGTGCGCGTCGCACGCGCTGCCCGGCGAGCTGCCGCTGGTGGTCACGGTGCGCGGCGCCGACGGCGCGGTGCGCGAGGTGATCCGGCGGCGCGTGCCGGAGGACGTGGACTGA
- a CDS encoding hydrogenase iron-sulfur subunit codes for MAHEPRIVAFLCNGCAYAAADRAGQQRLEMPQSLLTVRVMCTGRVEPAFVLQAFREGADGVLVAGCHPGDCHYLDGNLRAAARGAVLAGALEQAGIEPARFRMTWAGANEAERLAGEVREMTAALRALGPLDYARRALDGAGAALAGADPAPAPLSPRAGGKPRVAFYWNASCGGCEEAVVDLGDGFAGLLERVEVVLWPVATDHKRADVEALPDGGIDLAFVNGAVRLDEQEDWARLLRRKARTLVAFGACAHLGGVVGLGNLSEPEALLEAAYRAPPSVANPDAPLPGGPVRVDGAALSLPVLLPRTLTLADVVPVDYTVPGCPPSPAVVQAALDALLGDAPPPRGAVLAPDVSLCEGCPRKGSRPERIALDALRRLATSAVDPDLCFLAQGLVCMGPATRQGCQPGCVEAGMPCRGCFGPLDGVRDAGAAMLSGFASLLGGADPAALGAAVPDPAGTFWRYSYAAALLPRRVRPAGPSGPEGEAGA; via the coding sequence GTGGCCCACGAGCCGCGCATCGTGGCGTTCCTCTGCAACGGGTGCGCGTACGCCGCCGCGGACCGCGCCGGGCAGCAACGCCTGGAGATGCCGCAGAGCCTGCTCACGGTGCGCGTCATGTGCACCGGGCGGGTGGAGCCGGCGTTCGTGCTCCAGGCCTTTCGCGAGGGCGCCGACGGCGTGCTGGTGGCCGGCTGCCACCCGGGCGACTGCCACTACCTCGACGGCAACCTGCGGGCCGCGGCCCGCGGCGCGGTGCTGGCGGGCGCGCTCGAGCAGGCGGGCATCGAGCCGGCGCGCTTCCGGATGACGTGGGCGGGCGCGAACGAGGCGGAGCGGCTCGCCGGCGAGGTGCGCGAGATGACCGCGGCGCTCCGGGCGCTCGGGCCGCTCGACTACGCGCGGCGCGCGCTCGACGGGGCCGGCGCCGCGCTCGCCGGCGCCGATCCCGCGCCGGCGCCGCTCTCCCCGCGCGCCGGCGGGAAGCCGCGCGTCGCGTTCTACTGGAACGCCTCCTGCGGCGGCTGCGAGGAGGCGGTGGTGGACCTGGGCGACGGCTTCGCCGGCCTGCTGGAGCGCGTCGAGGTGGTGCTCTGGCCGGTCGCGACCGACCACAAGCGCGCCGACGTGGAGGCGCTGCCCGACGGCGGGATCGACCTCGCGTTCGTGAACGGCGCGGTGCGCCTCGACGAGCAGGAGGACTGGGCCCGCCTGCTGCGCCGCAAGGCGCGCACGCTGGTGGCGTTCGGCGCCTGCGCGCACCTGGGCGGCGTGGTGGGGCTCGGGAACCTGTCCGAGCCGGAGGCGCTGCTCGAGGCCGCCTACCGCGCGCCGCCCAGCGTCGCGAACCCGGACGCGCCGCTGCCCGGCGGGCCGGTGCGCGTGGACGGCGCGGCGCTCTCCTTGCCGGTGCTCCTGCCGCGCACGCTCACGCTCGCGGACGTGGTGCCGGTGGACTACACCGTCCCCGGCTGCCCGCCCTCGCCGGCGGTGGTGCAGGCGGCGCTCGACGCGCTGCTCGGCGACGCCCCGCCGCCGCGCGGCGCGGTGCTCGCGCCGGACGTCTCGCTCTGCGAAGGCTGCCCGCGCAAGGGCTCGCGGCCGGAGCGCATCGCGCTCGACGCGCTCCGCCGCCTCGCCACCTCCGCCGTGGACCCCGACCTGTGCTTCCTCGCCCAGGGGCTCGTGTGCATGGGCCCGGCGACGCGCCAGGGGTGCCAGCCCGGCTGCGTCGAGGCGGGGATGCCTTGCCGCGGCTGCTTCGGGCCGCTCGACGGCGTGCGCGACGCGGGCGCGGCCATGCTCTCCGGCTTCGCCTCGCTGCTGGGCGGCGCCGACCCGGCGGCGCTCGGCGCGGCGGTGCCGGATCCGGCGGGCACGTTCTGGCGCTACTCCTACGCCGCGGCGCTGCTGCCGCGCCGGGTGCGGCCGGCCGGGCCGTCCGGACCGGAAGGCGAGGCGGGCGCGTGA
- a CDS encoding 4Fe-4S dicluster domain-containing protein has product MASPSRTGLYFCRCGPNLGRAVRLPDLSAPGAFPAAADVAVHDVLCSPEGQAWLAERIRAGGIERVVLGACSPREHEHTFRGVLAGAGRSPWQLHMVNLREQAEWLGGAPADVTARARRLVAAGLARVALQRPLPEGDVEVSADALVVGGGAAGISAALALAQKDRKVVLVERAHALGGLANRLDEVFPELACASCFMEPALDRVLHSDRIEVLTGAEVRRVRGSAGRFTVELVVAPRHVDPAACLGCAEVCGAACPVEVADPSGGEPARKAIHLPYAGCLPHAAVVDRAACPPGCAACAGACPFGAVRLDDAPRSREVEVGAIVIATGLEPGAVEGPEGLVSSWQLERMLHPDGPTGGALRGAGGRTPEAVLLATSAAEADGELALREVLKLAQRVRARLPSARVAVAGGLDRAPQLVGLAAALRREGVELLPGALVEGGVAAADGALEVRLAEPGGGATRRRADLVAIHAPSRGAGGAASLAALLRLAPDRRGFLADGGASPFEPTATRTAGVYVAGAAAGPRSIRDAIRDGAAAAGQVLATLRPGERRALEPLAAEVDAALCGGCGMCVAACPFGAMVIDGADGKATVLAVDCRGCGTCAAACPTGAASARHFTRAQIAAEISALLAGR; this is encoded by the coding sequence ATGGCGTCGCCGAGCCGGACCGGCCTCTACTTCTGCCGCTGCGGGCCGAACCTCGGGCGCGCGGTGCGGCTGCCGGATCTCTCCGCGCCCGGCGCGTTCCCCGCCGCCGCCGACGTGGCCGTCCACGACGTGCTCTGCTCGCCGGAGGGCCAGGCGTGGCTCGCCGAGCGGATCCGCGCGGGCGGGATCGAGCGCGTGGTGCTGGGGGCCTGCTCGCCCCGCGAGCACGAGCACACCTTCCGCGGCGTCCTCGCCGGCGCGGGGCGCTCGCCCTGGCAGCTCCACATGGTGAACCTGCGCGAGCAGGCCGAGTGGCTGGGCGGCGCGCCGGCGGACGTGACCGCGCGCGCCCGGCGCCTGGTGGCCGCGGGCCTGGCGCGGGTGGCGCTGCAGCGCCCGCTGCCGGAGGGCGACGTCGAGGTGAGCGCCGACGCGCTGGTGGTGGGCGGCGGCGCGGCCGGGATCTCCGCGGCGCTGGCGCTCGCGCAGAAGGACCGGAAGGTCGTGCTGGTGGAGCGCGCGCACGCGCTCGGCGGGCTCGCGAACCGGCTCGACGAGGTGTTCCCGGAGCTCGCCTGCGCGAGCTGCTTCATGGAGCCGGCGCTCGACCGCGTCCTGCACTCGGACCGCATCGAGGTGCTCACCGGCGCCGAGGTCCGGCGCGTGCGCGGCTCGGCCGGCCGGTTCACGGTGGAGCTGGTCGTCGCGCCGCGCCACGTGGACCCGGCCGCGTGCCTGGGCTGCGCCGAGGTGTGCGGCGCCGCCTGCCCGGTCGAGGTCGCGGATCCGTCCGGCGGCGAGCCGGCCCGCAAGGCCATCCACCTGCCGTACGCAGGGTGCCTGCCGCACGCGGCGGTGGTGGACCGCGCCGCCTGCCCGCCCGGCTGCGCCGCCTGCGCCGGCGCCTGCCCGTTCGGCGCGGTGCGCCTCGACGACGCCCCGCGCTCGCGCGAGGTGGAGGTGGGCGCGATCGTGATCGCGACCGGCCTCGAGCCCGGCGCGGTGGAGGGGCCGGAGGGGCTCGTGTCCTCCTGGCAGCTCGAGCGGATGCTCCACCCGGACGGCCCCACCGGCGGCGCGCTGCGCGGCGCGGGTGGGCGGACGCCGGAGGCGGTGCTGCTCGCCACCAGCGCGGCGGAGGCGGACGGGGAGCTGGCGCTGCGCGAGGTGCTGAAGCTCGCGCAGCGGGTCCGCGCCCGGCTGCCCTCGGCGCGGGTGGCCGTCGCGGGCGGCCTCGATCGCGCGCCGCAGCTCGTCGGCCTCGCGGCCGCGCTCCGGCGCGAGGGGGTCGAGCTGCTCCCGGGCGCGCTCGTCGAAGGCGGCGTCGCCGCGGCGGACGGCGCGCTCGAGGTCCGGCTGGCCGAGCCCGGCGGCGGCGCCACGCGCCGGCGGGCCGACCTGGTGGCGATCCACGCGCCCTCGCGCGGCGCGGGCGGCGCCGCCTCGCTCGCCGCCCTGCTGCGCCTCGCGCCCGACCGCCGCGGCTTCCTCGCCGACGGCGGCGCGAGCCCGTTCGAGCCCACCGCCACCCGCACCGCCGGCGTGTACGTGGCCGGCGCGGCCGCCGGCCCGCGGAGCATCCGCGACGCCATCCGCGACGGCGCCGCCGCGGCCGGCCAGGTGCTCGCCACGCTGCGGCCGGGGGAGCGGCGCGCGCTCGAGCCGCTCGCCGCCGAGGTGGACGCGGCGCTGTGCGGCGGCTGCGGGATGTGCGTCGCCGCCTGCCCGTTCGGCGCGATGGTGATCGACGGCGCGGACGGAAAGGCCACGGTGCTGGCGGTGGACTGCCGCGGCTGCGGCACGTGCGCCGCGGCCTGCCCGACCGGCGCGGCCAGCGCCCGCCACTTCACCCGCGCCCAGATCGCCGCGGAGATCTCCGCGCTGCTGGCGGGGAGGTGA
- a CDS encoding sulfurtransferase TusA family protein has product MGSIMKIDCSGMRCPQPVLKLAVETAETPSGTMVEITGDCPTFEKDIRTFCERRRKTLLSVRGDGVKTVIQIQY; this is encoded by the coding sequence GTGGGATCCATCATGAAGATCGACTGCAGCGGCATGCGCTGCCCGCAGCCGGTGTTGAAGCTGGCGGTCGAGACCGCCGAGACGCCGTCCGGCACGATGGTCGAGATCACCGGCGATTGCCCCACGTTCGAGAAGGACATCCGCACCTTCTGCGAGCGCCGCCGCAAGACGCTGCTCTCGGTACGCGGCGACGGCGTGAAGACGGTGATCCAGATACAGTACTGA
- a CDS encoding PTS sugar transporter subunit IIA: protein MKIVEFLRSDAVIASLSGQAAPAVLAELVRPLAASQKVDGQRLVETLLDREKLGSTGIGEGVAIPHGKVPGLPGLMASFGRSAGGVDFRAIDGKPTHLFFALFAPENSAGTHLKALARISRIFKNPAFREAIMKAPDAAEIYRLIEAEDAKY from the coding sequence ATGAAGATCGTCGAGTTCCTCCGGTCCGACGCCGTGATCGCCAGCCTCTCCGGGCAGGCGGCGCCCGCCGTGCTGGCCGAGCTGGTCCGTCCGCTCGCCGCCAGCCAGAAGGTCGACGGGCAGCGGCTGGTCGAGACGCTGCTCGATCGCGAGAAGCTCGGCTCGACCGGCATCGGCGAGGGCGTGGCCATCCCGCACGGCAAGGTCCCAGGCCTGCCCGGCCTGATGGCGAGCTTCGGCCGATCCGCCGGCGGCGTGGACTTCCGCGCCATCGACGGCAAGCCCACCCACCTGTTCTTCGCGCTGTTCGCCCCCGAGAACTCGGCCGGCACGCACCTCAAGGCGCTCGCCCGGATCAGCCGGATCTTCAAGAACCCGGCCTTCCGCGAGGCGATCATGAAGGCGCCCGACGCGGCCGAGATCTACCGCCTCATCGAGGCGGAGGACGCGAAGTACTGA
- the hpf gene encoding ribosome hibernation-promoting factor, HPF/YfiA family: MQVNITFRHLDPTEALKAHVRDRVERVQKYIDRPTEAYAVLHLENLKHHAELTVKAGRFLLRGTAKTGDMYASIDAAADKIERQLKKHKEKLQNHKAAPAAPEQPPVDVRHDVLGILEDSSRPSHKVIKSTEFQAKPMSLDEAILQLDLLDAHFYVFQNAEDRSINVVYRRDDGNVGLIEAHPA; encoded by the coding sequence ATGCAGGTGAACATCACCTTCCGGCATCTGGATCCCACCGAAGCCCTCAAGGCCCACGTCCGCGATCGCGTCGAGCGCGTGCAGAAGTACATCGACCGCCCGACCGAGGCGTACGCGGTCCTCCACCTGGAGAACCTGAAGCACCACGCCGAGCTGACCGTGAAGGCGGGGCGGTTCCTGCTGCGCGGCACCGCCAAGACCGGGGACATGTACGCGTCGATCGACGCGGCCGCGGACAAGATCGAGCGGCAGCTGAAGAAGCACAAGGAGAAGCTCCAGAACCACAAGGCCGCCCCCGCGGCGCCGGAGCAGCCGCCGGTGGACGTGCGCCACGACGTGCTCGGGATCCTCGAGGACTCGTCGCGCCCCAGCCACAAGGTGATCAAGAGCACCGAGTTCCAGGCGAAGCCCATGTCGCTCGACGAGGCGATCCTCCAGCTCGACCTCCTCGACGCGCACTTCTACGTGTTCCAGAACGCGGAGGACCGGAGCATCAACGTGGTGTACCGGCGCGACGACGGGAACGTCGGCCTCATCGAGGCGCACCCGGCCTGA
- the rpoN gene encoding RNA polymerase factor sigma-54 yields the protein MSLELKQHLKMTQQLVMTPQLQQAIKLLQLSRMELVDLIRTEMTENPMLEGADENDEQAVPDGASPAEQAEIEAKPEHKEAEKAEEVKGEEGANEIDWDQYLDQYQLQGHTAPSNRGLSDEELPGYEATLTKKTDLVDHLVWQLRLSNFTPDEEQVAMLIIGNLDDDGYFKMPAVEGEADEATSRDPLVRVAFESGQGIEVAERVLRKVQTFDPIGVAARDLRECLLIQVVAINADTPEIVAIIERHLKHLESKNYQAIAKDLKVPIEEVVKAVKVISRLEPKPGRAYSGEEAQYITPDVYVHKMGDKYVTVLNDDGLSKLRISGMYRAALKNGEAGKAKEYIQEKLRSAVWLIRSIHQRQRTIYKVTESIVKFQRDFLDKGIAHLKPLILRDVAEDIGMHESTVSRVTTNKYVHTPQGIYELKFFFNSAIQKTGGDEIASEAVKNHIRQIVAAEDPKHPHSDQKIVELLKGQNIEIARRTVAKYREVLGILPSSKRKKYF from the coding sequence ATGAGCCTCGAGCTGAAGCAGCACCTCAAGATGACCCAGCAGCTGGTGATGACGCCCCAGCTGCAGCAGGCCATCAAGCTCCTGCAGCTCTCGCGCATGGAGCTGGTCGATCTCATCCGCACCGAGATGACCGAGAACCCCATGCTGGAGGGGGCGGACGAGAACGACGAGCAGGCGGTGCCCGACGGCGCCAGCCCCGCCGAGCAGGCCGAGATCGAGGCGAAGCCCGAGCACAAGGAGGCGGAAAAGGCCGAGGAGGTGAAGGGCGAGGAGGGCGCGAACGAGATCGACTGGGACCAGTACCTCGACCAGTACCAGCTCCAGGGCCACACCGCGCCCTCCAACCGCGGCCTCTCCGACGAGGAGCTGCCCGGCTACGAGGCCACGCTCACCAAGAAGACCGACCTCGTCGACCACCTGGTGTGGCAGCTGCGCCTCTCGAACTTCACGCCCGACGAGGAGCAGGTCGCGATGCTCATCATCGGGAACCTCGACGACGACGGCTACTTCAAGATGCCGGCGGTGGAGGGCGAGGCCGACGAGGCCACCTCGCGCGATCCGCTGGTGCGGGTGGCGTTCGAGTCGGGGCAGGGCATCGAGGTCGCCGAGCGGGTGCTGCGGAAGGTGCAGACCTTCGACCCGATCGGCGTCGCCGCCCGCGACCTGCGCGAGTGCCTGCTGATCCAGGTGGTCGCGATCAACGCCGACACGCCCGAGATCGTCGCGATCATCGAGCGCCACCTGAAGCACCTCGAGTCGAAGAACTACCAGGCCATCGCCAAGGACCTGAAGGTTCCCATCGAGGAGGTGGTGAAGGCGGTGAAGGTGATCAGCCGCCTCGAGCCGAAGCCGGGCCGCGCCTACTCCGGCGAGGAGGCGCAGTACATCACCCCCGACGTCTACGTCCACAAGATGGGCGACAAGTACGTCACCGTCCTCAACGACGACGGCCTCTCGAAGCTGCGCATCTCCGGCATGTACCGCGCCGCGCTCAAGAACGGCGAGGCGGGCAAGGCCAAGGAGTACATCCAGGAGAAGCTGCGCAGCGCGGTGTGGCTCATCCGGTCCATCCACCAGCGGCAGCGGACCATCTACAAGGTCACCGAGTCGATCGTGAAGTTCCAGCGCGACTTCCTCGACAAGGGGATCGCCCACCTGAAGCCGCTCATCCTGCGAGACGTGGCCGAGGACATCGGGATGCACGAGTCCACCGTCTCGCGCGTCACCACGAACAAGTACGTCCACACGCCGCAGGGCATCTACGAGCTGAAGTTCTTCTTCAACTCGGCGATCCAGAAGACCGGCGGCGACGAGATCGCGAGCGAGGCGGTGAAGAACCACATCCGCCAGATCGTCGCGGCCGAGGACCCGAAGCACCCGCACTCCGACCAGAAGATCGTCGAGCTCCTGAAGGGCCAGAACATCGAGATCGCCCGCCGCACCGTCGCGAAGTACCGCGAGGTGCTGGGGATCCTGCCCAGCTCGAAGCGCAAGAAGTACTTCTAG
- the lptB gene encoding LPS export ABC transporter ATP-binding protein — translation MTAAGDALLRAEGLVKSYRGRRVVDGVSFHVAPGEVVGLLGPNGAGKTTSFNMVVGLVVPERGKVTLGEHDLTRLPMHRRARLGVGYLPQEASIFRKLTVRQNFVGVLEALGVGRAERNARAAALLAEYRLEKVADSLGEQLSGGERRRAEVARSLLSSPRYILFDEPFAGVDPIAVGELQRLIGGLRDRGIGVLITDHNVREALGICGRAYILSSGSILEQGTPVEIAASPRARAVYLGDKFRLDDHQPAEPR, via the coding sequence GTGACCGCGGCCGGCGACGCGCTCCTCAGGGCCGAGGGGCTGGTGAAGTCCTACCGCGGCCGCCGCGTGGTGGACGGCGTGTCGTTCCACGTCGCGCCCGGCGAGGTGGTGGGGCTGCTCGGCCCGAACGGCGCCGGCAAGACCACCTCGTTCAACATGGTGGTGGGGCTGGTGGTGCCGGAGCGCGGCAAGGTGACGCTCGGCGAGCACGACCTCACCCGGCTGCCCATGCACCGGCGCGCGCGGCTCGGCGTCGGGTACCTGCCGCAGGAGGCGTCGATCTTCCGCAAGCTCACGGTGCGCCAGAACTTCGTGGGCGTGCTGGAGGCGCTCGGCGTCGGGCGCGCCGAGCGGAACGCGCGCGCCGCGGCGCTGCTCGCCGAGTACCGGCTGGAGAAGGTCGCGGACTCGCTGGGCGAGCAGCTCTCCGGCGGCGAGCGCCGCCGCGCCGAGGTGGCGCGCAGCCTGCTCTCCAGCCCCCGCTACATCCTGTTCGACGAGCCGTTCGCCGGCGTGGATCCCATCGCGGTGGGCGAGCTGCAGCGCCTCATCGGCGGCCTGCGCGATCGCGGCATCGGCGTCCTCATCACCGACCACAACGTGCGCGAGGCGCTCGGCATCTGCGGGCGCGCGTACATCCTCTCCTCGGGCTCGATCCTCGAGCAGGGGACGCCCGTCGAGATCGCCGCGAGCCCGCGCGCGCGGGCCGTGTACCTCGGCGACAAGTTCAGGCTGGACGACCACCAGCCAGCGGAGCCTCGATGA